The genomic stretch AGAAAGATATGAAGGAGTAAAAGCTATAAATATGGGAAGTCAGGTGCCTAATGAGGAACTAGTAGCAAAAGCTATAGAATTAGATGCAGATGCAATACTAGTATCCCAAGTAGTAACCCAAAAAGATGTACATATACCAAATCTAACAGAGTTAGTAGAACTATTAGAAGCAGAAGGAATTAGAGATGAAATAATACTAGCATGTGGTGGGCCAAGAATATCCCATGAATTAGCCCAAGAACTAGGCTATGACGCAGGTTTTACC from Tissierellales bacterium encodes the following:
- a CDS encoding cobalamin-dependent protein (Presence of a B(12) (cobalamin)-binding domain implies dependence on cobalamin itself, in one of its several forms, or in some unusual lineages, dependence on a cobalamin-like analog.), encoding ERYEGVKAINMGSQVPNEELVAKAIELDADAILVSQVVTQKDVHIPNLTELVELLEAEGIRDEIILACGGPRISHELAQELGYDAGFTTGSYAEDVASFIVTELTMSHHGRS